Within the Deltaproteobacteria bacterium genome, the region CGCGGGCGAAGATGTCTTGGTAGGCACGGGCGGGATTGAACCGCCGGCCTCTTCCGTGTCAAGGAAGCGCTCTCCCACTGAGCTACGTGCCTGAGATTCGATAACAGATTGTTTTGGCTATCAATCGACACTTTGAGTGTCAAGCTTCGGAACGCGTTGCGCCTGCTTCCGGTGTTCGCATCGGTCTCCTTCCTGATGCCGGCCGTCGTCGGTGGCGCCAATCCTCCCGCGCGGGAAACCTTTAGTGTCACCTACACCATCGAGGTCGACGGCGCGAAGCCCGCTCGCGCTCGGGTGCGGTGGGCACTCGCCGGCATCGACGAGATCGAGCGGATCCGCTTGCGATTCGACCCCGAACGTTTCGAGGCATTCACCGGCAGCGGGGTCCTCAAGGAGCAGCGCGGCGAGATCCGCTGGTTTCCCTCCGGACCGTACGCCGAGCTCGAGTACGTCGCCCACGTCGACCATCGTCGGGCCCCGGATAAAGGATACGACAGCTACGCCGGTGACGGCTGGATCCTGTCCCGCACGACCGCCTTCTTCCCCAGGAGCGGGGCCTTGTTCCGACACGAGGTCGAGCCGTCCCCTGAATCGCGAGCGCGACTCGTGTTCAGACTTCCGCGCGGCTGGGAGTCGGTCACCGTCTTTCCCAGCGATGCTCCCGACTCGTACCTGGTCGAGACGCCGCATCGGCGCTTCGACCATCCACGTGGCTGGCTCCTACTGGGCCGCACGAATCGCGTCGATACCACCATCGACAATACGGCACTGACGATCGCTCGCGCTCCCGGCGTGACGCACAAGGTCGATCGCACGATGCAGCTCCTGAGCAAAGCGCTGCCCCCCATGCTCGCCATCTTTCAGCGCCCCCTGCCCCGCCTCCTGGTCGTGCTCGGCCCGGATCCGATGTGGCGCGGCGGCTTGAGCGGCGAGGAGTCGTTCTACATGCACGGCGACCGGCCGTTGCGCTCCCGCGACCACACGAGCCCATACTTGCACGAGCTCTTTCACGTCGCTGCGCCCTTTCGACCGGCACCGGACGCCCATTGGGTCACCGAAGGTCTTGCCGAGTACTACTCGATCGAGCTGGCGCGGCGTGACGGTTCGCTCCCGGAGAAGACGTATCGTCGCGCGCTCGATCTCTTCGCCGATCACGGCGTCTGGGGGCACGACTTCACCCGCAACGCGTCTCCCGCCCTTCGCAACAACAGCGCACCTCTCGTAATGTGGGCTCTCGACCGCCGCATCCGCACCGCGACCAAGGACGTCCATGGCCTCGACGACGTCGTGACGGCGCTCGCCGCCGACGGCGGCACCGTGTCCACAGGCCGGTTTCTTGGCACCGTGCGGCGGGTCGCCGGTAGGAGCTTTGCGAGCTTCTTCCGCCGCCACGTGTACCGAGGGGAACGTCCGCTCCTGCCCGAGGCGTCCGCCCCATGACGTCCCGCGGCGAGCCGCCCTTGGCGAGCCGCCTGCATATCGGGCGGGTCGACGGGCTGGTATCATACCGCTCGATGCGCATTGCCCCCTGGCGTTCGCTCCGGCTGCGTCTGATCGTCCTCCTGGTGCTCTCGGTCGTGTGCGTCCTGGTCGCAGCGACGGCCTTGGAGATCCGACTGTCGACGCGTCTCGCGGAGCGCAACCTGCAGGAGCGCGCGCTCACCCTGGCGAAGGAGATCGACATCCTCCTCGGTTCGCTTTGGGGCCGCACCGACCTCCGCAATTTCCATCATCGCCTGGCCGAGCTCGCGCGCACGCATCGCAACGTCGCCGACATCGAGATCCTCCTGCCCGTCCGCGATCAGTGGCGTCTGCTCGGCAGCTCCGGTCGCGCGACACCGACCGAGCCCATTGCGCTCGACCGGCTCGCCATGGAACTCGACCAACCCATCTGGCAGCTCCTCCCGGGCAGTTCGCACCTCGGGCTCGCCGTAGCGCCCTTCCATCTCGGCCAGCGGGTCATCGGTGCAATCCGGGTGAAAGCGTCTCTCGCGGAGGTCGAGCGGCTCGCCAACGTACAGGCGCAACGCGCGCTCCTCCTCGCTCTCTTTTCGGTCCTCGCCATCGCAGGCGTCCTCGGCCTCATCCTCACGCGAACCATCGCGCGACCCGTCGGGCTCTTGGTCGACGCCATGAACGCCGCGCGCGCTGGCCGCCTCGACACGCGGGTCCAGTTGCGCGGGAGCGACGAGCTCCAGCAGCTGGGCGATCACTTCAACAGCATGCTCGAGACGATGGCGCGCGCCGATCACGAGAAGCGGGAGCTCGTGGGCCGCCTGAGTCGCTTCAACGACGAGCTCGAAAGCCGTGTCGCCACCGCGACGGCCGATATCGCCGCAAAGAATCTCGAGCTACAACGCAGCAACGAGCAGCTCTGGCACGTCCAGAAGCAGCTCGGACGCGCGGAGCGTCTCGCCGCGCTCGGGCAGGTGACCGCCGCCATTGCGCACGAGCTCGGGACGCCGCTCAATTCAGTGCTGGGCTACACCCAGCTGCTCGCGAAAGAGGTCACGAGCGAGGACGGACGAGAGAAGCTCTCCATCATCGAGTCGCAGGTCCGCGTCATGAGTCAGGCGATCCGGAACGCCCTTGACCAAACACGCACGCCGTCGGTCGAGCGTCGGCCCGTCGCCGTCGCCCCTCTCATCGACGAGACGCTGGCACTCCTGGCGCCGGCCCTCAGCGCCAAAGATATCGCCGTCGAGCGCAAGTTCGACGCAGCGCCAGCAACGATCGCGGCCGATCCGCGCGGTCTACAGCAGATCCTCTTGAATGTCCTCACCAACGCCGTGGACGCGCTCGACCCGGGCGGACACATTCATGTCCACGCCGAACCATTCGCGTCGAACGGCGGTCCGCCTGGAGTACGCCTCCGCATTACGGACGATGGCAAGGGCATCGCGCCGCAGGACCTCCAGCTCGTCTTTCAGCCGTTCTTCACCACCAAGGAGATCGGGCGCGGCACGGGGCTCGGGCTCACGATCACGCAGGATATCGCGCGAGCCCACGGCGGAACGATTCACGTCGACAGTGAGCTCGGTCGCGGCACGACCGTCGACATCACGATCGCGGGCGGAGTCGCCACGTGAACGCGCGGCTGCTGGTCATCGACGACGACGCCGTCACCCGGGAACTCCTGACGGAAGTTCTTCACGACGAAGGCTATTCGGTCGAGGCCTGCGAAAGCGGCAGCGCCGCGCTCGCGCGCGCGACCGAGGAAACGTTCGACCTCGCCATCACCGACGTCCGGATGCCCGAAATGGACGGCATCGCGGTCACGCAGGCGCTCAAGACCCGTCAGCCCGAGCTGCAGGTGATCGTAATGACCGCGTTCGGCTCGGTGGAGACCGCCGTCGAGGCGATCCGACACGGTGCTTTCGACTACGTCAGCAAACCGATGAACCTCGACGAGATCAAGACGACCGTGCGACGGGCCCTGACGTCACGCGACTTGTCGGGAGCGTCCCCCGACGGCGACACGCCCATCGTCGACACGAGCGTGGTCGTGGGGCGCAGCCCGGCGATGGTGGAGGTCTATCGGACGGTCGCGCGCGTGGCGACGTCGCCGAGCACCGTCTTGATCCTGGGCGAGAGCGGCACGGGCAAGGAGCTGATCGCCGCTGCGCTGCATCGCCACAGCGACCGCGCGAACCGGCGATTCGTCGCCGTCGATTGCGGGTCGCTCACGGATTCCCTCCTCGAGTCCGAGCTCTTCGGCTACGTACGCGGCGCCTTCACCGGAGCGGTCGGCGACAAGAAAGGCCTTTTCGAAGAAGCGAACGGTGGAACGATCTTTCTGGACGAGATCGGCGACATCGGCGCCTCGATGCAGGCGAAGCTCCTACGGATCCTGCAGGAGTACGAGATCAAGCGGGTCGGGGGGCAGGAGTGGATCCGGATCGACGTTCGAGTCGTTGCCGCGACCAATCGCAACCTCGCGCAGCTCGTTGCCGAGGGGACGTTCCGCGAGGATCTCTTTTACCGCCTGAAGGTCGTTACCATCATGCTCCCGCCGCTGCGCGATCGACGCGAGGACATTCCTCTCCTCGCCGAGTACTTCGTCCGGCGTCATGCCGCGCGGAGCAACAAGCCGGTGACCCACATCACGCCTGACGCCATGAACCTCCTGACGGAGCACCCGTGGCCCGGCAACATCCGAGAACTCGAGCACTGCATCGAGCGGGCGGTCGCCTTGGCGAGCGGCCAGGTACTCAC harbors:
- a CDS encoding HAMP domain-containing protein, translating into MRIAPWRSLRLRLIVLLVLSVVCVLVAATALEIRLSTRLAERNLQERALTLAKEIDILLGSLWGRTDLRNFHHRLAELARTHRNVADIEILLPVRDQWRLLGSSGRATPTEPIALDRLAMELDQPIWQLLPGSSHLGLAVAPFHLGQRVIGAIRVKASLAEVERLANVQAQRALLLALFSVLAIAGVLGLILTRTIARPVGLLVDAMNAARAGRLDTRVQLRGSDELQQLGDHFNSMLETMARADHEKRELVGRLSRFNDELESRVATATADIAAKNLELQRSNEQLWHVQKQLGRAERLAALGQVTAAIAHELGTPLNSVLGYTQLLAKEVTSEDGREKLSIIESQVRVMSQAIRNALDQTRTPSVERRPVAVAPLIDETLALLAPALSAKDIAVERKFDAAPATIAADPRGLQQILLNVLTNAVDALDPGGHIHVHAEPFASNGGPPGVRLRITDDGKGIAPQDLQLVFQPFFTTKEIGRGTGLGLTITQDIARAHGGTIHVDSELGRGTTVDITIAGGVAT
- a CDS encoding sigma-54-dependent Fis family transcriptional regulator translates to MNARLLVIDDDAVTRELLTEVLHDEGYSVEACESGSAALARATEETFDLAITDVRMPEMDGIAVTQALKTRQPELQVIVMTAFGSVETAVEAIRHGAFDYVSKPMNLDEIKTTVRRALTSRDLSGASPDGDTPIVDTSVVVGRSPAMVEVYRTVARVATSPSTVLILGESGTGKELIAAALHRHSDRANRRFVAVDCGSLTDSLLESELFGYVRGAFTGAVGDKKGLFEEANGGTIFLDEIGDIGASMQAKLLRILQEYEIKRVGGQEWIRIDVRVVAATNRNLAQLVAEGTFREDLFYRLKVVTIMLPPLRDRREDIPLLAEYFVRRHAARSNKPVTHITPDAMNLLTEHPWPGNIRELEHCIERAVALASGQVLTIEDLAPELQSGIDTTLFRGAPTLEEVKRRYLAHVLQETGGNVSRAATILGVERRSLQRMLRRYGLRTN